A portion of the Caloranaerobacter ferrireducens genome contains these proteins:
- a CDS encoding metallophosphoesterase — protein sequence MKLIVLSDTHGNIDSILREINKIENVDLLVHLGDYSKDVGKLKEMLKVDIINVRGNCDFYDYNTKEEEIIQVKGKKILLTHGHKYNVKFGVNKLYYRSKELGVDIALFGHSHVPMSLKHDGVLFFNPGSPTHPRNGSSRSYGILDIGDEIKPILCKFNP from the coding sequence ATGAAACTAATTGTATTAAGTGATACTCATGGCAATATAGATTCTATACTAAGAGAAATAAATAAAATAGAAAATGTAGATTTATTAGTACATTTAGGTGATTACTCTAAAGATGTAGGTAAACTGAAAGAAATGTTAAAAGTAGATATAATAAATGTAAGAGGTAATTGTGACTTTTATGATTACAATACGAAAGAAGAGGAAATAATACAAGTTAAAGGAAAGAAAATATTACTAACTCATGGACATAAATATAATGTTAAATTTGGTGTTAATAAACTGTATTATAGAAGTAAGGAATTAGGGGTAGATATAGCTTTATTTGGACATAGTCATGTTCCAATGTCACTTAAACATGATGGAGTTTTATTCTTTAATCCAGGAAGTCCAACACATCCTAGAAATGGAAGTAGCAGAAGTTACGGGATTTTAGATATAGGTGATGAGATTAAACCGATATTGTGCAAGTTCAATCCATAA
- a CDS encoding XTP/dITP diphosphatase encodes MNKTRLIVASGNVHKIDEIKKILKGLPLEILSKDEVGLKELDVIEDGNTLEENAIKKAVEVSKRVDGIVIADDTGLFVDKLDGRPGIYSSRYGGENATYEDNNRKLLKELEGVKLEDRTAKFKTVIAIVMEDKSYKTVEGECLGKIALNPKGNEGFGYDPLFIVDGYNKTFAELGEDIKNKISHRANALKKLRVELENILKG; translated from the coding sequence ATGAACAAAACTAGATTAATAGTAGCTAGTGGTAATGTACATAAGATAGATGAAATAAAAAAAATACTAAAGGGGTTACCTTTAGAAATATTATCAAAAGATGAAGTGGGCTTAAAAGAGTTAGATGTTATAGAAGATGGAAATACTCTAGAAGAGAACGCTATAAAAAAGGCAGTGGAAGTATCAAAAAGAGTCGATGGAATTGTTATTGCAGACGATACAGGTTTGTTTGTCGATAAGCTTGATGGCAGACCAGGTATATATTCTTCAAGATATGGTGGAGAAAATGCTACTTATGAGGATAACAATAGAAAATTGTTAAAAGAGTTAGAGGGAGTAAAGCTTGAAGATAGAACCGCTAAATTCAAAACAGTTATAGCTATTGTAATGGAAGATAAGAGCTATAAAACTGTGGAAGGGGAATGCTTAGGGAAAATAGCTTTAAATCCTAAAGGTAATGAGGGATTTGGCTATGATCCACTATTTATAGTAGATGGGTATAATAAGACATTTGCTGAATTAGGTGAGGATATAAAGAATAAAATTAGTCATAGGGCTAATGCATTAAAAAAATTACGTGTAGAATTAGAAAATATACTAAAAGGATGA
- the rph gene encoding ribonuclease PH encodes MLRVDGRKRDELRKVKITRNFLKHPHGSVLIEMGDTKVICTAMIDDRVPPFLKGTGTGWVTAEYSMLPGSTETRKVRESVRGKLEGRSQEIQRLIGRALRSVVKLEDLGERTVWIDCDVIQADGGTRTASITGAFVALVDALYKLYESGDISYLPVKHFLSAVSVGIVEENRLLDLCYAEDSNAKVDMNIVMTDRGEFVEIQGTGEESPFSREDLNELLRLAEKGNRELINIQKEVLGEIGELVGKEKQEGEVKDEQN; translated from the coding sequence ATGTTAAGAGTAGATGGCAGAAAGAGAGATGAGTTAAGAAAAGTTAAAATTACTAGGAATTTTTTAAAGCATCCTCATGGGTCAGTTTTAATAGAAATGGGAGATACTAAAGTTATATGTACAGCTATGATAGATGATAGAGTTCCACCATTTTTAAAAGGAACAGGTACAGGTTGGGTTACAGCTGAATATTCAATGTTACCTGGTTCTACAGAGACAAGAAAGGTTAGAGAATCAGTTAGAGGTAAGCTTGAAGGAAGGTCTCAAGAAATTCAAAGACTTATTGGAAGAGCATTAAGGTCAGTTGTGAAATTAGAAGATTTAGGAGAGAGAACCGTTTGGATAGATTGTGATGTAATACAGGCTGATGGAGGTACTAGAACTGCATCTATTACTGGTGCTTTTGTAGCATTAGTTGATGCATTGTATAAATTATATGAAAGTGGAGATATTAGCTATTTACCAGTTAAACATTTTCTTTCAGCAGTAAGTGTAGGTATAGTTGAAGAAAATAGACTTTTAGACTTATGCTATGCAGAGGATTCTAATGCTAAAGTTGATATGAATATCGTAATGACAGATAGAGGTGAATTTGTAGAAATTCAAGGAACTGGTGAAGAATCACCATTTAGCAGAGAAGATCTAAATGAGCTACTTAGATTAGCAGAAAAGGGCAATAGAGAACTAATAAATATTCAGAAAGAAGTTCTAGGTGAAATAGGAGAGTTAGTCGGAAAAGAAAAGCAAGAAGGGGAAGTTAAAGATGAACAAAACTAG
- a CDS encoding GerMN domain-containing protein produces the protein MSIKKVVVIILILALSVSIYGCKAIDVMKNLFTDEEETDVDIVRSDEDNLEVSSEVELRDTVLYFQDQSGYLVPVKRQIPWEEGIAKAALRNMIDSVALREDIGAIGLEPIIPTGTQIRGMSIDKETGLCKVDFSKEIMNYNSKTEEQNLVKGIVYTLTEFPTINKVQFMIEGKIVDSLKFGTKIGKPLVRKDINLIDTASKAKSKVVVYFKNTANGEYEYYVPVTVPASAPQANILTALQKLFDGPPVDTALYSDIPEGVKLQGVEIKEGIAYVDIYDENNAEVKDQAVLEKMAKNIGLTLGEFEDIIGVEILLDGKTLEEAGIEVEQPETLPVFANEY, from the coding sequence ATGTCTATAAAAAAAGTCGTAGTAATAATTTTAATTTTAGCTCTAAGTGTAAGTATTTATGGATGTAAAGCAATCGATGTGATGAAAAACTTGTTTACTGATGAAGAGGAAACAGATGTTGATATAGTTAGAAGTGATGAAGATAACTTAGAAGTATCAAGTGAAGTAGAATTAAGAGATACTGTTCTATATTTTCAAGATCAGAGTGGATACTTAGTTCCAGTAAAGAGACAAATACCTTGGGAAGAAGGAATTGCTAAAGCAGCGTTGAGAAATATGATAGACAGTGTAGCTTTAAGAGAAGATATAGGAGCAATTGGTTTAGAGCCAATTATTCCAACAGGTACTCAAATTAGAGGTATGTCAATAGACAAAGAAACTGGTTTATGTAAAGTTGACTTTTCTAAAGAAATAATGAATTACAATTCTAAAACTGAAGAACAAAATCTTGTGAAAGGTATTGTATATACATTAACTGAATTCCCTACTATAAATAAAGTACAATTTATGATTGAAGGTAAGATAGTAGACAGTCTAAAATTTGGAACTAAAATAGGAAAGCCTTTGGTAAGAAAAGATATTAATCTTATTGATACAGCATCTAAAGCAAAGTCAAAAGTAGTAGTTTACTTCAAGAATACTGCTAATGGTGAGTATGAATATTATGTGCCTGTAACAGTACCTGCTTCTGCACCACAAGCTAATATTTTAACAGCACTTCAAAAGCTTTTTGACGGACCCCCTGTAGACACTGCTTTATATAGTGACATACCTGAAGGAGTTAAGCTTCAAGGTGTAGAAATAAAAGAAGGTATAGCTTATGTAGATATATATGATGAAAATAATGCAGAAGTGAAAGACCAAGCAGTTCTTGAGAAGATGGCTAAGAATATTGGGTTAACTTTAGGTGAATTTGAGGATATAATTGGTGTAGAAATTTTATTGGATGGCAAAACTTTAGAAGAAGCAGGAATTGAAGTAGAGCAGCCAGAAACTTTACCTGTATTTGCTAATGAATATTAA